A single genomic interval of Mycolicibacterium sp. MU0053 harbors:
- a CDS encoding HAD-IIA family hydrolase: MDGVLVHEDHALPGAAEFLAALIDKARPFLVLTNNSIFTPRDLSARLARSGLKVPEESIWTSALATAAFLGDQLPGGSAYVVGEAGLTTALHEVGYTLTDNSPDFVVLGETRTYSFEAITKAIRLIINGARFIATNPDVTGPSAEGPLPATGSVAAMVTKATGREPYFVGKPNPMMFRSAMNRIEAHSESTTMIGDRMDTDVIAGIEAGLDTILVLTGSTAEADIARYPFRPGRVLPSIADVIELV; this comes from the coding sequence ATGGACGGCGTCCTTGTCCATGAAGATCACGCGCTGCCGGGCGCGGCCGAGTTCCTGGCCGCCCTCATCGACAAAGCGCGGCCCTTTCTCGTTCTGACGAACAATTCGATCTTCACACCGCGCGACCTGTCCGCCCGCCTCGCGCGGTCCGGCCTGAAGGTGCCCGAGGAGTCCATCTGGACTTCGGCGCTGGCCACCGCGGCGTTCCTCGGCGATCAGTTGCCCGGCGGGTCCGCGTACGTCGTCGGCGAGGCCGGCCTGACCACGGCCCTGCACGAGGTCGGTTACACGCTGACCGACAACAGCCCGGACTTCGTGGTCCTCGGCGAAACCCGCACCTATTCGTTCGAGGCCATCACCAAGGCGATCCGGCTGATCATCAACGGCGCGCGGTTCATCGCCACCAATCCCGATGTCACCGGGCCCTCGGCCGAAGGGCCGTTGCCGGCCACCGGATCCGTGGCCGCCATGGTCACCAAGGCCACCGGCCGGGAGCCGTACTTCGTCGGCAAGCCCAACCCGATGATGTTCCGCAGCGCGATGAACCGCATCGAGGCCCACTCGGAGAGCACCACGATGATCGGCGACCGGATGGACACCGACGTGATCGCGGGCATCGAGGCCGGGCTCGACACCATCCTGGTGCTCACCGGTTCCACCGCCGAGGCCGACATCGCGCGCTACCCGTTCCGGCCGGGGCGGGTGCTGCCCTCGATCGCCGACGTCATCGAGCTGGTCTAA
- a CDS encoding oxygenase MpaB family protein — translation MGTRTDLGPQSLLWRWAGDMRIAFEGGTAGLMQTMHPAIGQGLIDHSNFFDDPVDRVFRSLPGILGTVYDGPDAGRTGTRVRDFHRDIKGVLPSGERYHALTPETYWWAHATFQMMVHRLAEYWDSHRLTNAEREQLYLEGCEWYRRYGMTESVLPPTLAEFNQEYERYCGEVLQPNAASDYLIEFIQRPVIPDMSASPDYPTHPLMKPLTDRLLPSLPVRAALAPPMRLVIFGGLPPIVRERFSIPWRRIDERSYRTVRATIRSGWRTVPAALRWHDAARRGWLRELGRVPRSV, via the coding sequence ATGGGCACCCGGACCGACCTCGGGCCGCAGTCCCTGCTCTGGCGCTGGGCCGGCGACATGCGCATCGCGTTCGAGGGCGGGACGGCCGGCCTCATGCAGACCATGCACCCGGCGATCGGGCAGGGCCTGATCGACCACTCCAACTTCTTCGACGACCCGGTGGACCGCGTGTTCCGTTCCCTGCCAGGGATTCTCGGCACGGTCTACGACGGCCCCGACGCCGGCCGGACCGGCACGCGGGTTCGCGATTTCCACCGCGACATCAAGGGCGTGCTGCCCTCCGGTGAGCGCTACCACGCCCTGACGCCGGAAACCTACTGGTGGGCGCACGCCACCTTTCAGATGATGGTGCACCGACTCGCCGAATATTGGGACAGCCATCGGCTCACCAACGCCGAACGAGAACAGCTCTACCTCGAGGGCTGTGAATGGTACCGCCGCTACGGGATGACGGAGTCGGTGCTCCCACCGACGTTGGCCGAGTTCAACCAAGAGTACGAACGCTACTGCGGCGAGGTGCTCCAGCCGAACGCGGCGTCGGACTATCTCATCGAGTTCATCCAGCGGCCCGTCATTCCGGATATGAGCGCCTCGCCGGACTATCCCACCCACCCGCTGATGAAACCGCTCACCGACCGGCTGCTGCCCAGCCTTCCGGTGCGCGCGGCGCTGGCCCCGCCCATGCGGCTGGTGATCTTCGGTGGGTTGCCGCCCATTGTGCGGGAGCGGTTCTCGATCCCGTGGCGGCGCATCGACGAACGCAGCTACCGCACGGTGCGAGCCACCATCAGGTCGGGTTGGCGCACGGTTCCGGCCGCGTTGCGGTGGCACGACGCCGCCCGCCGGGGCTGGCTTCGCGAACTGGGTCGGGTGCCGCGTTCGGTCTAG
- a CDS encoding Re/Si-specific NAD(P)(+) transhydrogenase subunit alpha: protein MIIGIPRESLPGETRVAATPATVAQLIKLGYSVLVESGAGAASSFADPAYVEVGAEIGSRQQALGSDVVLKVNAPDDDEIAALCDGATVISLISPGLKPELLERLATRSITALAMDAVPRISRAQSLDVLSSMANIAGYRAVVEAAHTFGRFFTGQVTAAGKVPPAKVLVVGAGVAGLAAIGAAGSLGAIVRATDPRPEVADQVKSLGGEYLAVDPAVAEVSATGYAKEMGDDYKAREAALYAEQCKDVDIIITTALIPGKPAPRIITADMVASMKSGSVIVDMAAANGGNVEGCVKDQAIVTDNGVTIIGYTDLAGRLPAQASQLYGTNLVNLLKLLTPDKDGTLLLDFDDVVQRSVTVVRDGQITWPPPPVQVSAAPAASTSAPVVESTPKQPMSAGRRLGVTFAAAAVLFVLIALSPAALQVHLTVFALAIVIGYYVIGNVHHALHTPLMSVTNAISGIIVVGALLQIGHGDPVITALAFVAILVASINVFGGFAVTRRMLAMFSRS, encoded by the coding sequence ATGATCATCGGGATACCGCGCGAGTCGCTACCTGGCGAGACGCGTGTCGCCGCCACCCCCGCGACGGTCGCACAGTTGATCAAACTCGGTTATTCGGTGCTGGTCGAGTCCGGCGCGGGCGCCGCGTCGAGTTTCGCCGATCCAGCCTACGTCGAGGTCGGCGCCGAGATCGGGTCGAGGCAGCAGGCCCTCGGCTCCGATGTCGTGCTCAAGGTGAACGCGCCGGACGACGATGAGATCGCCGCCCTGTGCGACGGCGCCACCGTGATCAGCCTGATCTCGCCGGGGTTGAAGCCCGAACTGCTGGAACGGCTGGCCACCCGTTCGATCACGGCGCTGGCGATGGACGCCGTGCCGCGCATCTCCCGAGCGCAGTCGCTGGACGTGTTGTCCTCGATGGCGAACATCGCCGGGTACCGCGCGGTAGTCGAGGCCGCGCACACCTTCGGCCGGTTCTTCACCGGCCAGGTCACCGCCGCGGGCAAGGTGCCACCGGCCAAGGTGCTGGTGGTCGGGGCCGGCGTGGCCGGGCTGGCCGCCATCGGCGCGGCCGGCAGCCTCGGTGCGATCGTGCGCGCCACCGACCCCCGCCCCGAGGTCGCCGACCAGGTCAAGTCGCTGGGCGGCGAGTACCTGGCCGTGGACCCCGCGGTGGCCGAGGTGTCGGCGACCGGCTACGCCAAGGAGATGGGCGACGACTACAAGGCCCGCGAGGCGGCGTTGTACGCCGAGCAGTGCAAGGACGTCGACATCATCATCACGACCGCGCTGATCCCGGGTAAGCCCGCGCCGCGCATCATCACCGCCGACATGGTGGCCTCGATGAAGTCGGGCAGCGTGATCGTCGACATGGCCGCGGCCAACGGCGGCAACGTCGAGGGCTGCGTCAAGGATCAGGCGATCGTCACCGACAACGGCGTGACGATCATCGGCTACACCGACCTGGCGGGCCGCCTGCCCGCGCAGGCCTCCCAGCTCTACGGCACCAACCTGGTGAACCTGCTCAAGCTGCTGACCCCGGACAAGGATGGGACTCTCCTCCTGGATTTTGACGACGTGGTGCAGCGCTCGGTCACCGTGGTCCGCGACGGACAGATCACCTGGCCCCCGCCCCCGGTGCAGGTCTCGGCCGCCCCGGCGGCCAGCACCTCGGCGCCGGTCGTCGAATCGACACCCAAGCAACCGATGTCGGCCGGCCGCCGGCTCGGCGTGACCTTCGCCGCCGCCGCGGTGCTGTTCGTCCTGATCGCGCTGTCACCGGCCGCGCTGCAGGTGCACCTGACGGTGTTCGCGCTGGCGATCGTGATCGGTTACTACGTGATCGGCAACGTGCACCACGCGCTGCACACGCCGCTGATGTCGGTCACCAACGCCATCTCCGGAATCATCGTGGTCGGCGCCCTGCTTCAGATCGGGCACGGTGATCCCGTCATCACCGCGCTGGCCTTCGTGGCGATCCTGGTCGCCAGCATCAACGTCTTCGGTGGCTTTGCGGTGACCCGCCGCATGCTGGCGATGTTCTCCCGCAGCTGA
- the pntB gene encoding Re/Si-specific NAD(P)(+) transhydrogenase subunit beta → MLLETAATSAYVVAALLFILALAGLSKHETSKVGNTFGIAGMTVALVATIALALERKIEPLGLGLLAVAMVIGALIGLWRARKVEMTGMPELIALLHSFVGLAAVLVGWNGYLHVERHLEGAEAITLSAEGLLGIHSAEVVIGVFIGAVTFTGSIVANLKLSARMKSAPLMLPGKNLLNLGALVVFAALTVWFVIDPQLWLLIVVTVLALLLGWHLVASIGGGDMPVVVSMLNSYSGWAAAAAGFLLGNDLLIITGALVGSSGAYLSYIMCKAMNRSFISVIAGGFGMESSGAGSDVDYGEHREITAEGAAELLSSADTVVITPGYGMAVAQAQYGVADLTRKLRERGVDVRFGIHPVAGRLPGHMNVLLAEAKVPYDIVLEMDEINDDFDSTAVVLVIGANDTVNPAASEDPASPIAGMPVLTVWNADNVIVFKRSMASGYAGVQNPLFFRENTQMLFGDARDRVNDILAAL, encoded by the coding sequence ATGCTGCTAGAAACCGCTGCCACCTCGGCGTACGTCGTCGCGGCCCTGTTGTTCATCCTGGCGTTGGCCGGCCTGTCCAAACACGAGACCTCGAAGGTGGGCAACACCTTCGGGATCGCCGGTATGACCGTGGCGCTGGTCGCCACGATCGCGCTGGCGCTGGAACGCAAGATCGAGCCGCTGGGCCTGGGTCTGCTGGCCGTCGCCATGGTGATCGGCGCCCTGATCGGCTTGTGGCGCGCCCGCAAGGTCGAGATGACCGGCATGCCGGAACTGATCGCGCTGCTGCACTCGTTCGTCGGCCTGGCCGCGGTCCTGGTGGGCTGGAACGGCTACCTGCACGTCGAGCGTCACCTCGAGGGCGCCGAGGCGATCACGCTGAGCGCCGAGGGGCTGCTGGGCATCCACTCCGCCGAGGTGGTCATCGGCGTCTTCATCGGCGCGGTCACCTTCACCGGCTCGATCGTGGCCAACCTGAAGCTGTCGGCCCGGATGAAGTCGGCCCCGCTGATGCTGCCGGGCAAGAACCTGCTCAACCTCGGCGCGCTGGTGGTCTTCGCGGCGCTGACGGTCTGGTTCGTCATCGACCCGCAGCTGTGGCTGCTCATCGTGGTCACCGTGCTGGCGCTGCTGCTCGGCTGGCACCTGGTCGCCTCGATCGGCGGCGGCGACATGCCCGTCGTCGTCTCGATGCTCAACAGCTACTCGGGCTGGGCCGCGGCCGCCGCGGGCTTCCTGCTGGGTAACGACCTGCTGATCATCACCGGTGCGCTGGTGGGCTCCTCCGGTGCCTACCTGTCCTACATCATGTGCAAGGCGATGAACCGGTCGTTCATCTCGGTGATCGCCGGTGGCTTCGGCATGGAAAGCTCGGGGGCCGGGTCCGATGTGGACTACGGCGAACACCGCGAGATCACCGCCGAGGGCGCCGCCGAACTGCTCTCCTCGGCCGACACCGTCGTCATCACCCCGGGCTACGGCATGGCGGTGGCCCAGGCCCAGTACGGCGTCGCCGACCTGACCCGCAAGCTGCGCGAGCGCGGCGTCGACGTCCGGTTCGGCATCCACCCCGTGGCCGGCCGGTTGCCGGGCCACATGAACGTGCTGCTGGCCGAGGCCAAGGTGCCCTACGACATCGTGCTGGAGATGGACGAGATCAACGACGACTTCGACAGCACCGCCGTCGTCCTGGTCATCGGCGCCAACGACACCGTGAACCCGGCCGCGTCCGAGGACCCGGCCAGCCCGATCGCCGGCATGCCGGTGCTGACGGTGTGGAACGCCGACAACGTCATCGTGTTCAAGCGGTCGATGGCCTCCGGCTACGCCGGGGTGCAGAACCCGCTGTTCTTCCGGGAGAACACCCAGATGCTCTTCGGCGACGCCCGCGACCGGGTCAACGACATCCTCGCCGCGCTGTGA
- a CDS encoding acyl-CoA dehydrogenase family protein: MSAKAQDYHQRLTEFMVEHVFPAEAVYDAYRAEKGPGDFTVPPVVEDLKALAKERGLWNLFLPSESGLTNLEYAPLAELTGWSTEIAPESINCAAPDTGNMETLHLFATEEQRKQWLEPLLAGEIRSAFSMTEPAVASSDARNIQTSIVRDGDHYIINGRKWWTSGANDPRCKVLIVMGRTNPDAASHQQQSMVLVPTDTPGLEIVRSTSVFGWQDQHGHAEIVYDNVRVPVSNLLGEEGGGFAIAQARLGPGRIHHCMRAIGVAERALALMVDRVQTRIAFGKPLAEQGMIQHSIAVSRNEIDQARLLCQKAAWVIDQHGNKAAHGLVSQIKAVAPQMACNVIDRAIQTHGGAGVSDDTVLARMYGWQRAMRIFDGPDEVHLRTVARHELGAEKSPFAAAVTPK; the protein is encoded by the coding sequence ATGTCGGCGAAGGCACAGGACTACCACCAACGGCTGACCGAGTTCATGGTCGAGCACGTCTTTCCGGCGGAGGCGGTCTATGACGCCTACCGCGCCGAGAAGGGACCGGGCGACTTCACCGTGCCGCCGGTGGTCGAGGACCTCAAGGCGCTGGCCAAGGAGCGGGGACTGTGGAATCTGTTCCTGCCCTCGGAGTCCGGGCTGACCAACCTCGAGTACGCGCCGCTGGCGGAGTTGACGGGGTGGAGCACCGAGATCGCCCCCGAGTCGATCAACTGTGCGGCACCGGATACCGGCAACATGGAGACCCTGCACCTGTTCGCCACCGAGGAGCAGCGCAAGCAGTGGCTCGAACCGTTGCTCGCCGGTGAGATCCGCTCGGCGTTCTCGATGACCGAGCCCGCGGTGGCCTCCAGCGACGCCCGCAACATCCAGACCTCGATTGTCCGCGACGGCGATCACTACATCATCAACGGCCGCAAGTGGTGGACCTCCGGCGCCAACGATCCGCGCTGCAAGGTCCTGATCGTGATGGGCCGCACCAACCCGGATGCGGCCAGCCACCAGCAGCAGTCGATGGTGCTCGTCCCCACCGACACCCCTGGCCTCGAAATCGTGCGCTCCACAAGCGTTTTCGGCTGGCAGGATCAGCACGGCCACGCCGAGATCGTCTATGACAACGTCCGGGTTCCGGTATCGAACCTGCTGGGCGAGGAGGGCGGCGGTTTCGCGATCGCGCAGGCCCGGCTCGGACCGGGCCGCATCCATCACTGCATGCGGGCGATCGGGGTCGCCGAACGCGCGCTGGCGTTGATGGTGGACCGGGTGCAGACCCGGATCGCCTTCGGCAAGCCGCTGGCCGAGCAGGGCATGATTCAGCACTCGATTGCGGTGTCGCGCAACGAGATCGACCAGGCGCGGCTGCTGTGCCAGAAGGCCGCCTGGGTCATCGATCAGCACGGCAACAAGGCCGCGCACGGGCTGGTTTCGCAGATCAAGGCCGTGGCCCCGCAGATGGCGTGCAACGTGATCGACCGCGCGATCCAGACCCACGGTGGCGCCGGCGTGTCCGACGACACCGTGCTGGCCCGGATGTACGGCTGGCAGCGCGCGATGCGCATCTTCGACGGCCCGGACGAGGTGCACCTGCGCACCGTCGCCCGCCACGAACTCGGCGCAGAGAAGAGCCCGTTCGCAGCCGCGGTCACCCCGAAGTGA
- a CDS encoding tyrosine-protein phosphatase: protein MTVQLSGGWNFRDVAASTSGKVRPGRLFRSGELTKLDDTGVEQLRELRVTDVADLRSGREVERHGADLVPDGVVVHLLPFVDAVAAVDGADGGDAPHEQAFKRLMTEKPDDESPLHAAKRYMTEAYTTFAKAPGAARALHRTVTLLADGASVLTHCFAGKDRTGFSVAVILDVAGIDRDTIMNDYLHSNAAAPQLREQIMAMIRNRYDGEIPAEAAQFTETRLSDDVLGVRPEYLDTALRIVAADYGSVQGYLQSTGVTDDQLARLRTALLG from the coding sequence GTGACAGTGCAACTCTCCGGCGGCTGGAACTTCCGCGACGTCGCCGCCTCGACCTCGGGCAAGGTGCGGCCCGGGCGCCTCTTTCGGTCCGGTGAGCTGACCAAGCTCGACGACACCGGCGTGGAGCAGCTTCGGGAACTGCGCGTCACCGACGTCGCCGACCTGCGCAGCGGGCGCGAGGTCGAGCGGCACGGCGCCGACCTGGTGCCCGACGGCGTGGTGGTACACCTGCTGCCGTTCGTCGACGCGGTGGCCGCCGTCGACGGTGCCGACGGCGGCGACGCGCCCCACGAACAAGCGTTCAAGCGCCTGATGACCGAGAAGCCCGACGACGAGTCGCCGCTGCATGCGGCCAAGCGCTACATGACCGAGGCGTACACGACCTTCGCCAAGGCGCCCGGGGCCGCCCGGGCGCTGCACCGCACGGTGACGCTGCTCGCCGACGGCGCCTCGGTGCTCACGCACTGCTTCGCCGGCAAGGACCGCACCGGGTTCTCCGTCGCGGTGATCCTCGACGTCGCCGGAATCGATCGCGACACCATCATGAACGACTATCTGCACAGCAACGCCGCCGCGCCGCAGCTGCGCGAGCAGATCATGGCGATGATCCGCAACCGCTACGACGGCGAGATCCCCGCCGAGGCAGCGCAGTTCACCGAGACCCGGCTGTCCGACGACGTGCTGGGCGTACGGCCGGAGTATCTGGACACGGCGCTGCGCATCGTGGCAGCCGACTACGGGTCGGTGCAGGGTTACCTGCAGTCCACCGGGGTCACCGACGATCAGCTCGCGCGGCTCCGCACGGCCCTGCTCGGGTGA
- a CDS encoding DUF456 domain-containing protein produces MSTLGIALVALAIAIGLAGIIIPILPGGLLVFGAIVVWALVERNTVAWVTLAIVAVLFVTSEVIKYAWPVKRMRQADVRTSILVIGAVCGIVGFFVIPVIGLLIGFVAGVFVAEFASRGDATRAWASTVHAVKGAALSIGVELIGALLATAVWAGAVIFW; encoded by the coding sequence TTGAGCACCCTCGGGATAGCCCTGGTCGCGCTGGCCATCGCCATCGGACTGGCCGGGATCATCATCCCGATCCTGCCCGGTGGGCTGCTGGTGTTCGGGGCCATCGTGGTGTGGGCGCTGGTCGAACGCAACACCGTGGCCTGGGTGACATTGGCGATCGTCGCGGTGCTGTTCGTGACGTCCGAGGTGATCAAGTACGCCTGGCCGGTCAAGCGCATGCGGCAGGCCGACGTGCGCACCTCGATCCTGGTGATCGGCGCGGTATGCGGCATCGTCGGGTTCTTCGTGATCCCCGTCATCGGCCTGTTGATCGGCTTCGTGGCCGGGGTGTTCGTGGCCGAGTTCGCCTCGCGTGGGGACGCCACCCGGGCGTGGGCGTCGACCGTGCACGCGGTCAAGGGTGCGGCACTGTCCATCGGGGTGGAGCTGATCGGCGCCCTGCTGGCCACCGCCGTCTGGGCCGGCGCCGTCATTTTCTGGTGA